The following coding sequences lie in one Myxococcales bacterium genomic window:
- a CDS encoding NAD(P)-dependent alcohol dehydrogenase, whose product MRAWQLETAFGLQHMKPVEMPVPDVGPGDVLLRVLATSLNARDLRMVRGQYNPKQPLPLIPVSDGVGEVVKVGAGIKHVRVGDRVAAALVQGWTTGPPTLDLIRHCTLGGPLPGMLQQYAVVPEVGVIPVPAYLSNEEAATLPCAALTAWSALVTLGKLKDGDRVLVQGSGGVSVFALQIALAHGAQVWAISSSHEKQKKLEALGAAHTLNYRQQPAWGSWARTSSDNHGMDHVIDVGGEHTLRESLNAVTPGAQISIIGVLSGPSAHLELRAILMRQIRLQGVFVGHRESFVQMTAFFERNRIKPAVDKVFSFDQVPAAFNYFQSAVHFGKVCIRVAE is encoded by the coding sequence ATGAGAGCCTGGCAACTTGAGACTGCGTTTGGTCTGCAGCACATGAAACCGGTGGAGATGCCTGTTCCAGACGTGGGCCCGGGCGATGTCTTGCTGCGCGTGTTAGCCACCTCGCTGAACGCTCGTGATCTGCGCATGGTCCGCGGTCAATATAACCCCAAACAGCCTTTGCCTCTGATCCCCGTCTCCGATGGCGTGGGCGAGGTCGTGAAAGTGGGTGCAGGTATCAAACATGTGCGCGTGGGGGATCGCGTGGCGGCGGCCTTGGTGCAGGGTTGGACCACTGGACCCCCCACGCTCGATCTTATCCGACATTGTACTCTGGGCGGACCGTTGCCCGGCATGCTCCAGCAATATGCGGTTGTGCCGGAAGTGGGCGTGATTCCGGTACCTGCTTACCTAAGTAACGAAGAGGCAGCCACCTTGCCATGCGCCGCTTTGACTGCGTGGAGCGCGCTTGTCACACTCGGGAAGCTTAAGGACGGCGACCGGGTGCTTGTTCAGGGTAGTGGGGGCGTTTCTGTATTTGCATTACAGATCGCGCTTGCGCATGGCGCACAGGTCTGGGCCATCTCAAGTAGCCACGAGAAACAAAAAAAGCTTGAGGCCCTCGGCGCGGCACATACCCTCAACTATCGGCAGCAACCCGCTTGGGGCAGCTGGGCTCGCACCAGCAGCGACAACCATGGAATGGACCATGTCATCGACGTCGGCGGCGAGCATACACTGCGGGAATCTCTTAACGCTGTGACACCGGGCGCCCAAATCAGCATCATCGGCGTGCTTTCAGGGCCTTCGGCTCACCTTGAACTGCGTGCAATCTTAATGCGCCAAATACGTCTGCAAGGCGTATTTGTGGGCCACAGGGAGAGCTTTGTGCAAATGACTGCCTTCTTTGAGCGCAACCGAATAAAGCCCGCTGTCGACAAAGTGTTCTCGTTCGATCAAGTGCCGGCCGCATTTAATTACTTCCAAAGTGCTGTGCATTTTGGGAAAGTGTGCATCCGTGTCGCAGAATGA
- a CDS encoding Hsp33 family molecular chaperone HslO yields the protein MSQNESAEDQVVRSMTDDGGFRVIVANTTHTCREICQRQKATGDTARLLSELVTGAVLLRETLAPWLRTQAIAVGAERKGKLIADAYPDGSNRGLKQLSDTENFHLGEGAVMQVMREAANGSTHEGVVEITSAGGINGALMNYMLQSEQIDCVIAVSGRINDAGIGQAGGYIVQVLPEVTRELHMIMTERLGAFPNFSDILQDSEPWMMPLLGDILYGMPFTLLEQSPLRFKCRCSQARVLASLATLDRDTLRDLISVNDFLEIECDYCGENYQIFAEKLKSLLSEN from the coding sequence GTGTCGCAGAATGAGTCCGCAGAAGACCAGGTGGTTAGATCGATGACCGATGATGGCGGCTTTCGTGTGATTGTCGCCAACACGACGCACACGTGCCGAGAGATTTGCCAAAGGCAGAAGGCCACTGGCGACACTGCCAGGCTGCTGTCCGAGCTTGTGACGGGCGCCGTTTTGCTGAGAGAGACCTTAGCGCCATGGCTTCGCACCCAAGCTATCGCGGTTGGAGCGGAGCGAAAAGGTAAACTCATCGCAGATGCCTACCCTGATGGGTCGAACCGCGGGCTCAAGCAGCTAAGCGACACGGAGAATTTTCACCTGGGCGAGGGGGCAGTCATGCAGGTCATGCGAGAAGCAGCCAACGGAAGCACCCATGAAGGCGTCGTTGAGATCACAAGCGCAGGCGGCATCAATGGTGCGCTCATGAACTATATGCTTCAGTCGGAGCAAATTGATTGCGTGATTGCCGTCTCGGGACGCATAAACGATGCGGGGATTGGGCAGGCAGGCGGCTATATCGTCCAAGTTCTTCCGGAAGTCACGCGGGAGCTTCATATGATTATGACTGAGCGTCTTGGGGCTTTTCCGAATTTCAGTGACATTCTTCAAGACAGCGAGCCGTGGATGATGCCCCTACTTGGCGACATCCTTTACGGCATGCCCTTCACTTTGCTCGAACAGTCACCGTTACGTTTCAAGTGCCGATGTAGTCAAGCAAGGGTACTTGCCAGCTTGGCAACCCTCGATCGCGATACGCTGCGCGATCTCATCAGCGTCAATGATTTTTTGGAAATTGAATGTGACTATTGCGGAGAAAATTACCAAATATTTGCAGAAAAGCTAAAGAGCTTACTCAGTGAAAACTAG